A segment of the Ipomoea triloba cultivar NCNSP0323 chromosome 1, ASM357664v1 genome:
ACTGTCTATGATGAATACCTAgcttttgaaagtgagaatgtaactttttgtacTCAGCTCCTAAGTCAGATTGGACCGACACAATTTTCCTATTGAATGAACGTTCAACAAGAGCACGAAAGTGATCAAAGATAGCATATAAGTCTGACTTTAATTTCATGGGGAAAAACCATGTATACCGGGAATAATCATCAACAAACAGAACAAGGTAGCGATGACCAGAGGAAGAATAAACAGGAGctggaccccaaatatcagtataaattaaatcaagaatattcgaactagTAGACAGAGTACGCGGCAGCGGAAATCGCGAAAATTTTCCTAACTGACACGCAGAACATAAAGCAGAAGTACAATTATTATTACGACTAGAACGACTAATAGAACAGAAAGGCAAAATACTTCTAAGGACACGCTGATGCGGATGACCCAAATGATCATGCCAGACCGAAGAAGAGGCACGAGATGACAGAAAAGCTTGCGGACGGGATCCAGGAACAGGCAAGGTGTAAAGACCCCCCGAACTACTGTCGCGCAGAAGGATCGCTTTGGTGgtgatatccttcacaacaaaataagaggggtgaaactcaaaaaagacatgATTATCAGTTGCAAACCTCTGAACAGACAAAAGAGAAGAAGATAGACCAGGTAcgtgtaaaatatcagacatcttAAAAACTCTAGAAGGAGTAGGAACGGTAGCATGGCCAATACGACTAATAATCAAACccttaccatcaccaactcgaagagtATCATCACCATGGTATTCCTTAGAAGCAGACAACGCAGCTATATCAGGGGTGGCATGATGAGTGGCTCCAGTATCAGGCACCCACAAATGAGAATCAGGAGGAACATGTGCAGCATTATCATTATAAACCATATGAGCCTGAGGTTGCGGGCCAACATACGAGTAACACGCCAAAGCGGTATGACCAATAATCCCACAAATCTGACAACGCGGCTGCCACGCACCACCGCCACGGCCTCCCCTTCCACGAGACCTACCGCCACCACCGGAGGAGCCCCGCTGACCGCCACAATACTGCCTAGCGACGTCAGCGGGACGAGACTGCACGCCGGAAGGGCCATCGCGAGGCTGCTGCTGGCCGCCGCAACGCCATGGCCGACGCCCGCCTCCGCGCTGAGTCACAAACGCCGCCGGGCCAGACGCTGCAACACCACCGTAACTCCCACCAGCCATGAACGACTGGGTTCCGAGCAGCGACGCCAGTTCTTGAAGAGAGACCGGCTGGCCACGAACAGCTAAGGAAGCAGTGAGAGGAATGAACTCCGATCGCAAGCCCCGACAAACGTAAAGATTCTGCTCATCCAACGGAACGGGCCGACCGGCGAGGGCAAGATCCTCGACCAACACCTGGGCACGCGCAATGTAATCAGCAATGGACGAATCACCTTGATGAATCGTTTGAAATTGGCTGAGGAGATGAAGCGTATGCGCACGAGTCGAAGACGCCAACGCCTGCTCCAACGACCGCCATAGGGCTTGCGAAGTAGGACAACCAACAGCTAGATGCATAACTTCAGGCAATAGGGAAGATATCAACATGCTCAATATAGCCTGATCTTGTCGAATCCATGTAGTGTGGAGAGGATTGGGCTGCAGCGGCGGTACGGCGGAGGACTCACCGGCAGCGGGGTTCGACGCAGCAGCGACAGGTAATGCGGCAGGAGGGCACGAATACGGTCCATCAACAAACCCTAATAATTCGTGACCGCGAAGAAACGGCACGACTTGCGTTCTCCAAAACAGAAAATTTTATTGGTTAACTTGAGACTCACATAATGATGAGCTATGGACATAAAGGCCACCGCCGGAGAGACCGCAGATGTGACCGCGGCATCCGAGACagtccgttcggaagaattaacagaacCGTCGGCCATCAGGAGAGAACCTGAAcaaactgataccagatgagaacacaATATCTGTATTGATTGAGTTAACCTGAATACAATGACAAAGGTAGAATATATACAAGAAGACTCTCAGAAAGACTAGGATAGATAGTCCTATCATAACTCAGACTCACAGAGTCCTAAtactaacacataaagtatattattctaactcataaaatgcattatttaccccaaaatgttcattattttaacacgcgcgtgaatcaattttttttaaacatcaaaacaacgtcgttttggaccgtgttccacacaataatttgccataacaACATTTGGTAGGCTTGGTTGCTAAACCCAAAATTTCAATCTAAAACTTACTCTACTATAATATTAGTACCCACAACCAAATCCACACTGCAAACTTGTAAATCTATTGGACACCACTCCACCACCATAACAGCGTTAGGTAATGTGGATTAATAATAAGATTGAATCACAGTAATAGTgggattttttttgtgtgtgtgaatACTGCGGATCACCGCATACAGAGCCCAACTATGCGGCTACACTGTTGTGAAGGGTCGCAACATTtctaagtttattattattattattattattttgtttcaaaCAGTACTGCCCACCAAACGCATTTTCGATAAACATGAAGTATGGTCACAATGAATATCTGTCCTAGGAGAAGGGAATCTGAGCAAGCCATCAACATGTATATAATGTTATTagaacaaatttcacttttcattTTCGGTGGTGGTTGTTGTTATATTGTCATATTTAGTCATTTGTTTGTCACAATTACTCTTTCATTTAAATTTGACACACTGTTCAAATCTCTTGTCCAACATCTCTTGTCCAACATGTAATTTCTATATCTCATACACTCTTTTAATTAAATGACAAAAGAGTACATGTTATGGATGTGACCATACCATAACAGTTGagtaaatgtgaaatttgtgtacTAGATTATTGCACAATAATTCATAGCTATGCAGAAAGtgtaaattatacaaaaaatattgaTTCTTTAAATATAGTATAATAACATATGTTTTGGTTTGGTAATATACTTTTGAGTTCATGTTTAATTCACAATCACTACCAGCGCTTGAAAGTACAAAATCccaaatatcatatatttatatcagAATTCAATCCCCAATATCTGCTTTCAGAATGAAAATATGCTGTCATTTGAGAGTAACTAATACAATGAAACAAAAAGGAAATATGGCAACTAGTGCCTCCCAGCAGTTACATAATAAAAGAGTTGAATGTGAAACACATCATATGCTATATGATTACAACCCTAGTTCATAAACAACACAAAATTAGCGAGCACATGACATTCAAAGCCCACCTCCGAAAAGGAGAGTATAATGATTTGTTGGCCTGATCAAGGCTCATCCAACTGATCCTGCGTGTAGTATAGAACAAGAGTTCAAGAGAAGCACCTCACTAGGTCGTGATGCAAATGTGAGAATATGAACAAAATGGTAATTTCCAAAGAGATTTCATGCACTAACCTGGGCATCAGAAGTCCAGAGGGTCAGATTGTCTCGTAGGAGTTGCATTATGAGGGTGCTATCCTTGTATGATTCCTCACCCAAGGTATCCAGCTCAGCTATGGCTTCCTCAAATGCCTATATAGAAACATATATAGGACAAAGTCAATTACAACAGAGCGCGCATAACTGAAGCTGAAAATAAACATTATAATGTCTCCATCAAAGTAAAAACATATGGACAAAAAGCTAATTGGAAAAGCAAAAAtcaacacaaaatattgacaaaagAAAATGGTGTAGTACCAAGCACTGACAGTACAAGTCAGAACCATAAAAAGCTGTTGCTGGATTTTACTTGATCATTCAAGACCATGTTCCttcaaatatgtatattatttcaagttttcaacTCATTGGTCCAGTGAAATACTTAGAACCTCATAGCTCCTAGTACAACAAGACCACTATTGTAGCATCCAccagataataaaattattggatCTTATAAATCAAATTCAGAACCTTTCATATCCTTCCCCTGAAGGTACTAGGTCGCATAATATATAAATGCCAGAATAATGTAAGAGGTTAATAAATAGAAAATGTTTACCTGTTTTGCCATGCTACATGCTTTGTCAGATGAGTTGAGAATTTCATAATAGAAAACTGAGAAATTCAACGCCAGACCCAGTCTTATGGGATGTGTTGGGGACAGATCTGCCAGAGCAACTTCCTTCAATGGTAAAACATAGGAAACAACACATATTTAGAAGCAATTCAAATATATGGCCAATGATAGAACTTTCTTTTCACATTTACTAGAGAAAGGCAACAGCTGTAATACATGAAACAACCTCCTCTCCAGACCCAATCACTACATAGTACATACCACTCCCAACTTTAATGTGATTTTGATGCATCACGAGTAGATATTCCAACCATTGTTGTTATTTATACTTTTTCCTTCTCTACTGTGAAATTGCTGAATGCTGTTTGGTTGGGGAAAGGGGCAATTAGGTAATTGCAAAGTATGCGATTTAGACAGGAAAAAATATGCATATTAGATGTTGTTAACACCTTTGGAGCATATTTAGACCACTTGTTACAATCTCATTAAAGGTATCCAGACCCAAGTTTCAAAACAGCCCAACCCTCTAAACTGAAGTTTAATGGATGCAGTGACATGCAGTACATTCCGGCCTAAGTAGCCTAACCATGCTAACCAAGAAAACCAGAGGCTCAACAAGATATCAAAATTGCATACATAAGAAAGACTGCAAAAGAATTCAAACATGAAGTATATATCATAATGCAACTCCATATCGCGATCACAAGTTGCTCCAATAATTCAAACCCCTAAGTGTTAAaacataattacaaatttataactAAATTCCCAACATTAAAACTAATGAAAACCATCTCACTCCACACCCCCTCCTTTTAGGTAAGAACATCAAAAGATTGAGTGGCACCGAAACATTTCTAGATACAAAACaataaaccctaaaatttcCATTAGTCCGTAGAATATATATGAACATCCATAACAAAATAAACTTCTAATAtccaaattaaatcaaaatctcAATTGATAAGGTTGAATTGCTCCAAATTAGTCATCATATACTAGCTTATGCATAAACTTATAACAAAAACCTAGCACTCTACCAACATATATCGATTCAAATTCAAAGTCTCAGCACAAATCTTAGTGAATTAATAACTACGGCAGATGTGATCTACAAGCACATGATACCTTATTGTAATCTTAATCCATACTACAACAATAGAAAGCcctaattgtgaacatagatggAAAAGCACAAAGCAGTCTAACTCAAAACAACAGTAATCAAGCAAGTAACAAAAAAATCGAAATTAGTCAACCTGAGCAGCCTTGTAGGAGTTCATAGTATCGTCAGCAGCCTCCTTTCGTTCGTCTCCAACCTTGAACTCGGCGAGGTAGCGGTGGTAATCGCCCTTCATCTTGAGGTAAAACACCTTGGACTCGCTGGAGCTAGCCGAGGGAACCAGATTTGATTCAAGCAGCTTGAGGATGCCGGCGCAGACCTGAGAGAGTTCGTTTTCGACCTTTCCTCGGTAGTCCTTGACGAGGGAGACGTGCTCTTCGTTCTTTCGGGACTCCTCCTTCTGCTCGATAGATGAGACAATGCGCCAGGCGGCTCGGAGCGAGCCGATAACGTTCTTGTAGGCTACGGAGAGGAGGTTACGCTCCTCGACAGTTAGCTCGGCCGCTGGGGTGGAACCTAGAACCAGCTTGTCCATGAACTGCACCATCTCCTCATAGCGTTCGGCTTGCTCGGCGAGCTTGGCCAAGTAGACGTACTGTTCGCGCGAAAGGTTGCCTTCTAAGGCGGCCGCCATTTACAGTGGTAGAAAGAGAATTGAGAGAAATAGAGAAGACAAGAGAAATGACTTGGCTGATTTTCTGCGGACAGTTTTAGAGCGACATTCAGATTCCTTCGggcaaataaaatattttctttttaaatcaaCACTCAAAAACCCTACCATACAATCAGTATTTCTCGtacaatttcaaaataatttttttttaaaaaaaaaattgtgtaagaataaatgaatatttttaaCTTTGTACAGGGTACAagcattcatatatatacaaattgtattt
Coding sequences within it:
- the LOC116031993 gene encoding 14-3-3 protein 10; translated protein: MAAALEGNLSREQYVYLAKLAEQAERYEEMVQFMDKLVLGSTPAAELTVEERNLLSVAYKNVIGSLRAAWRIVSSIEQKEESRKNEEHVSLVKDYRGKVENELSQVCAGILKLLESNLVPSASSSESKVFYLKMKGDYHRYLAEFKVGDERKEAADDTMNSYKAAQEVALADLSPTHPIRLGLALNFSVFYYEILNSSDKACSMAKQAFEEAIAELDTLGEESYKDSTLIMQLLRDNLTLWTSDAQDQLDEP